One window of the Brevundimonas goettingensis genome contains the following:
- a CDS encoding amidohydrolase family protein, which translates to MRRLMTQSALMGAAVSLTGALALALPLGGAAFAQSTPVAITGGKVLTGTSVIENGTVVIQNGRVVSVGTGPAPSGARVIDATGKTVSPGFIAVDSGLGGSEVSSVQGSNDLASGANTISASFDVSYGLDPWSFTLPVARLGGITRAIVVPNHPGGGGGNHKDDGEDDFAGLGGGGLQSPGLFAGQAAIITLAQGNDILIKPRVAMIAPFGEAGARVAGGARGAEFIQFKETLAEVRLYARNKAAYDRAALRDLSLSRADLEALIPVANGTMPLIVTVHRAADIQQVLRLAKEEGVKVILDGAEEGWLVAADIAAAGVPALINPIDNLPGNFETRAARMENAAALNAAGVTIAIKGNEGSIHRAREMRYNAGNAVSHGLPYAAAIAAMTINPAKIFGEAGQAGELTPGAAADVVVWTGDPLEPLTTATNVFIAGQEQPISSRQFLLRDRYRNGGTQASGMPAAYNPQ; encoded by the coding sequence ATGCGTCGCCTCATGACCCAGAGCGCCCTCATGGGCGCCGCCGTGTCCCTCACTGGGGCCCTCGCCCTCGCACTTCCGCTTGGGGGCGCGGCCTTCGCCCAATCCACTCCGGTCGCCATCACCGGCGGCAAGGTGCTGACCGGGACCTCGGTGATCGAGAACGGCACGGTGGTGATCCAGAACGGCCGGGTGGTCTCGGTCGGGACCGGTCCGGCCCCGTCCGGCGCCCGCGTCATCGACGCCACGGGCAAGACGGTCTCGCCCGGCTTCATCGCGGTCGACAGCGGCCTCGGCGGCTCGGAAGTGTCCTCGGTGCAGGGCTCCAACGATCTGGCCAGCGGCGCCAATACGATCTCGGCGTCGTTCGACGTGTCGTATGGCCTCGACCCCTGGTCCTTCACCCTGCCGGTGGCGCGTCTGGGCGGCATCACCCGCGCCATCGTCGTGCCGAACCATCCGGGTGGCGGCGGCGGCAACCACAAGGACGACGGCGAGGACGATTTCGCCGGGCTGGGCGGCGGTGGTCTGCAGTCGCCAGGCCTGTTCGCCGGTCAGGCGGCCATCATCACCCTGGCGCAGGGCAATGACATCCTAATCAAGCCGCGCGTGGCCATGATCGCCCCGTTCGGCGAGGCGGGCGCCCGTGTCGCCGGCGGCGCGCGCGGGGCCGAGTTCATCCAGTTCAAGGAAACCCTGGCCGAGGTCCGCCTCTATGCCCGCAACAAGGCGGCCTATGACCGCGCCGCCCTGCGCGATCTCAGCCTGTCGCGCGCCGATCTGGAGGCCCTGATCCCGGTCGCCAACGGGACCATGCCGCTGATCGTCACCGTGCATCGCGCGGCGGACATCCAGCAGGTGCTGCGTCTGGCCAAGGAGGAGGGCGTCAAGGTCATCCTGGACGGCGCCGAGGAAGGCTGGCTGGTCGCGGCCGACATCGCCGCCGCGGGCGTGCCCGCCCTGATCAACCCGATCGACAACCTGCCCGGAAACTTCGAGACCCGGGCGGCGCGGATGGAGAATGCGGCGGCCCTGAACGCGGCCGGGGTGACCATCGCCATCAAGGGCAATGAGGGCTCGATCCACCGCGCCCGCGAGATGCGCTACAACGCCGGCAACGCCGTGTCCCACGGTCTGCCCTATGCGGCGGCCATCGCGGCAATGACGATCAATCCGGCGAAGATCTTCGGCGAGGCCGGTCAGGCGGGCGAGCTGACGCCCGGCGCAGCCGCCGACGTCGTGGTCTGGACCGGCGATCCGCTGGAGCCTCTGACCACGGCGACCAATGTCTTCATCGCCGGTCAGGAACAGCCGATCTCGAGCCGTCAGTTCCTGCTGCGCGACCGCTATCGCAACGGCGGGACGCAGGCGAGCGGCATGCCGGCGGCGTATAATCCGCAGTGA
- a CDS encoding DUF167 domain-containing protein produces the protein MTARLAVRLTPGASADRVDGWDVDADGRPVLKVRVRARPVEGEANEALVKLLAKALGVPRSSVDLMRGAQSRLKMIAVDNLDDEAVRTRLSAS, from the coding sequence GTGACCGCTCGCCTCGCCGTCAGGCTGACTCCCGGAGCCTCCGCCGATCGGGTGGACGGATGGGATGTCGATGCGGATGGACGGCCTGTGTTGAAAGTCCGCGTCCGCGCCCGTCCGGTAGAAGGCGAGGCGAATGAAGCCCTTGTGAAACTGTTGGCGAAAGCGCTCGGTGTTCCGCGATCGTCGGTCGACCTGATGCGGGGCGCCCAGTCCCGGTTGAAGATGATCGCGGTAGACAATCTGGACGACGAGGCGGTCCGGACAAGATTGTCCGCTTCCTGA
- a CDS encoding amidohydrolase: MKMSRLRGASLGVLACAMVGALGLSACATTGTSSSTAGTENKGPEPLATGLDYAANRDPYPSTYQPLPRQNSAIVGATVFTGTGQKIENGVVLMADGKVQAVGGADLAVPAGYTVIDARGRWVTPGVIDVHSHLGVYPSPGVQGMSDGNEATNPNTAQVWAEHSVWPQDPGFNTARAGGVTTLHILPGSANLFGGRGVTLRNIPAMSVQGMKLPDAPYSLKMACGENPSRVYGSRNQSPATGMGNVAGYRAAFIAARDYKAKWDKWRDTGKGDPPTRNLQLETLADVLDGKILVENHCYRADEMIVMLDIAKEFGYHVTTFHHAIEAYKIAPLLAREHVCAAMWSGWWGFKMEGLDAVESNAALVDAPEGSCAVIHSDDPQLTQRLNQEAAATLAAGRAAGLNIPEERAVAWFTLNAAKAIGIADQTGSLEAGKRADVVIWSADPFSVYARADQVFVDGGKAFDRFDPAYQPTSDFELGQPGYGLQAATVNEGAR, from the coding sequence ATGAAGATGTCTCGCCTGCGGGGAGCCAGCCTCGGCGTGCTCGCCTGCGCCATGGTCGGCGCGCTCGGTCTGTCGGCCTGCGCCACGACCGGAACCTCCTCCTCGACGGCCGGCACGGAAAACAAGGGGCCTGAGCCGCTGGCGACCGGCCTCGACTATGCGGCCAACCGCGACCCCTATCCCTCGACCTACCAGCCCCTGCCGCGCCAGAACTCGGCGATCGTGGGCGCGACCGTCTTCACCGGCACAGGCCAGAAGATCGAGAACGGCGTCGTCCTGATGGCCGACGGCAAGGTGCAGGCGGTCGGCGGCGCCGATCTGGCCGTTCCGGCCGGCTATACGGTCATCGACGCGCGCGGCCGCTGGGTGACCCCGGGCGTGATCGACGTGCACTCGCACCTCGGCGTCTATCCTTCGCCGGGCGTGCAGGGGATGTCGGACGGCAACGAGGCGACCAACCCCAATACCGCCCAGGTCTGGGCCGAGCATTCGGTCTGGCCGCAGGATCCGGGCTTCAACACCGCCCGCGCCGGCGGGGTGACCACCCTTCACATCCTGCCCGGTTCGGCCAATCTGTTCGGCGGTCGCGGCGTGACCCTGCGCAACATCCCGGCGATGAGCGTTCAGGGCATGAAGCTGCCCGACGCCCCCTATTCGCTGAAGATGGCCTGCGGCGAAAACCCCAGCCGCGTCTATGGCTCTCGCAACCAGTCGCCGGCCACCGGCATGGGCAATGTCGCCGGCTATCGCGCCGCCTTCATCGCCGCGCGCGACTACAAGGCCAAGTGGGACAAGTGGCGCGACACGGGCAAGGGCGATCCGCCGACGCGCAACCTGCAGCTCGAGACCCTGGCCGACGTTCTGGACGGCAAGATCCTGGTCGAGAACCACTGCTACCGGGCCGACGAGATGATCGTCATGCTCGATATCGCCAAGGAGTTCGGCTACCACGTCACGACCTTCCACCACGCCATCGAGGCCTACAAGATCGCACCCCTGCTGGCCCGCGAGCACGTGTGCGCGGCCATGTGGTCGGGTTGGTGGGGCTTCAAGATGGAGGGTCTGGACGCGGTCGAATCCAACGCCGCCCTCGTCGACGCCCCGGAAGGTTCCTGCGCGGTCATCCACTCCGACGACCCGCAGCTGACCCAGCGCCTCAATCAGGAAGCCGCCGCGACCCTGGCCGCCGGCCGCGCCGCCGGGCTGAACATTCCGGAAGAACGGGCGGTGGCCTGGTTCACCCTGAACGCCGCCAAGGCCATCGGCATCGCCGATCAGACGGGTTCGCTGGAAGCCGGCAAGCGCGCCGATGTGGTGATCTGGTCCGCCGACCCCTTCTCGGTCTACGCCCGCGCCGATCAGGTCTTCGTCGACGGCGGCAAGGCCTTCGACCGGTTCGACCCGGCCTATCAGCCGACCTCCGACTTCGAGCTGGGCCAGCCCGGCTATGGCCTGCAGGCCGCCACCGTGAACGAGGGAGCCCGCTGA